From a region of the Xyrauchen texanus isolate HMW12.3.18 chromosome 39, RBS_HiC_50CHRs, whole genome shotgun sequence genome:
- the si:dkey-33m11.8 gene encoding trypsin-3: MKKCLDYTLLLIISILHGSLQQRIIGGQEVEPYSIKYQASIQYSNSHYCGGTLVHPQWVVTAAHCWRPSYLIKVVLSEHDIYKKEGFEQVFNVSRILVYYLYNYRTFDHDIMLLKLERPAELNANIQPAALPVSGTPPLQGGSMCTVSGWGVTQVYSYYLSSVLRAVDVQIIPQCQYYYYYRITDNMVCAGSPLGGKDSCQGDSGGPLICNGRFEGIVSWGISCANPYFPGVYTKVRNYIAWISWIIENDNS, encoded by the exons atgaagaaatgcCTTGACTACACCTTGCTCCTCATCATCTCAATCCTTCACG GCTCACTGCAGCAGAGAATCATTGGAGGACAGGAGGTTGAACCCTATTCTATCAAGTATCAGGCCTCTATCCAGTACAGTAACAGCCATTACTGCGGAGGAACTCTAGTACACCCGCAGTGGGTGGTTACTGCTGCCCACTGCTGGAGGCC GAGCTATTTAATCAAAGTGGTGCTGAGTGAACATGACATATACAAAAAAGAGGGCTTTGAGCAGGTGTTCAACGTCTCCAGGATCCTGGTCTATTACTTGTATAATTACAGGACATTTGATCATGACATAATGCTTTTGAAA TTGGAGCGGCCAGCAGAACTCAATGCCAACATTCAGCCAGCTGCTCTGCCAGTCTCAGGTACCCCTCCTTTACAAGGGGGCTCTATGTGCACAGTGAGTGGCTGGGGCGTCACTCAGGTGTACAGTTATTACCTGTCCTCTGTACTGCGTGCTGTGGACGTCCAGATCATCCCCCAATGTCAATACTACTACTATTATAGAATCACAGACAACATGGTGTGCGCCGGCTCTCCACTGGGTGGCAAAGACTCTTGCCAG GGTGACTCCGGCGGGCCTCTCATCTGTAATGGTCGTTTTGAGGGTATTGTGTCCTGGGGCATCAGTTGTGCCAACCCGTACTTCCCTGGAGTCTACACCAAAGTCCGCAACTACATCGCCTGGATCAGTTGGATAATTGAAAACGACAACAGCTAG
- the cdab gene encoding cytidine deaminase b yields the protein MGDLKIRHKFMNATAKLLNGQLSGVKELIRQSLEAKKFAYCPYSKFRVGVALLTHDGTVFTGCNVENTCFNLGICAERIAISKAVSEGYRDFKAIAIASDMCEHFISPCGGCRQFMREFGANWDVYLSKPDGSYVEMTVEQLLPMSFGPEDLKMKKVNNNWNEC from the exons ATGGGAGACCTAAAGATAAGACACAAGTTTATGAATGCAACAGCTAAACTGTTAAATGGGCAATTGTCGGGGGTAAAAGAGTTGATTCGACAATCTCTAGAAGCCAAAAAGTTTGCCTACTGCCCCTACAGCAAGTTTAGAGTTGGGGTGGCACTCCTGACACATGATGGGACAGTTTTTACAG GGTGTAATGTGGAAAACACTTGCTTCAACCTGGGAATCTGCGCAGAGAGAATTGCCATCTCAAAAGCCGTATCAGAGGGCTACAGGGATTTCAAAGCCATTGCGATTGCAAG TGATATGTGTGAGCACTTCATTTCTCCTTGCGGTGGCTGCAGGCAGTTCATGAGAGAG TTTGGTGCTAATTGGGATGTGTATTTGTCCAAACCAGACGGTTCCTATGTGGAGATGACAGTTGAGCAGCTGCTGCCCATGTCTTTTGGTCCAGAGGACTTAAAAATGAAGAAAGTGAATAATAATTGGAATGAGTGCTAA